A segment of the Bacillus sp. SM2101 genome:
TTCCAATGGTATATAGTCAGGCATTCCAAGTATTCAAAAATAAGATCATGGATGGTGAGCTCGGGTCAGTAAAAAAAATTGAGCTTAACTTGCACTTTACGGAGTGGCCTCGCAAATGGCAGCAAAACGAATGGATTTCTAGCAGGGAACAAGGGGGATTTATTCGAGAAGTTGCTCCTCATTTTATTCAAATCATACACGACGTTTTCGGGGAAATGAGCATTGTTCGATCAAGTGTTGAATATCCTGAAAATGAAGACTTGTGTGAAACAAGCTTTATCAGCTCTATGAAGCTTTCAGGTGGAATTCCCGTTCTATTTAACGGGTTAGCAGGTATTGGTCAACAGGAGCATCTTTCTCTAAAAGTTTTCGGAGACCAAGGAACATTGGAAATTGAAAATTGGGGAATCCTTTCACAAACTAGAGCTAATGACAATGGAAGTATCATTCCAGTTGATAGTGTTGACAAAGAAAACGTAGTGGACGAACTGGTGAAGGCGATCAAAGGCGATTCAGCTAAGCTCGTATCTTTTAAGGAAGGTTATGCAGTTCAAAAGGTGTTAGATGAAATTTTATTGGCGAAGTAGAGGCACTTTTGTGTCTCTTTTTTTTTATGCCAGATATAGCATATCTACATGGTTAAAGTCCATCATCGCGGTGCATATCGACAAACCACTTTGGAGCATCCCCTACAATAGTTAGTGAAGAATTCATTAGTGCTTGAATACACACCTAATGAAGATAGCAAAGAACGAGGAAACCACCCTGAAAACCGGTTCAGACTCCCACAATATATACCCTGTCTCTTTTTTT
Coding sequences within it:
- a CDS encoding Gfo/Idh/MocA family oxidoreductase translates to MTVLSEKIKVGLIGMGAIGERVLRQFQQHNEIDIAALCDRNADSLNKFKDELPNVSLYLDHLDMLKDESIQLIYVGVPPKFHHKIAIDVIRNGRHLLCEKPLANSTEEALEMVEEAEKANIVHAMNFPMVYSQAFQVFKNKIMDGELGSVKKIELNLHFTEWPRKWQQNEWISSREQGGFIREVAPHFIQIIHDVFGEMSIVRSSVEYPENEDLCETSFISSMKLSGGIPVLFNGLAGIGQQEHLSLKVFGDQGTLEIENWGILSQTRANDNGSIIPVDSVDKENVVDELVKAIKGDSAKLVSFKEGYAVQKVLDEILLAK